The following proteins are co-located in the Ruminococcaceae bacterium KH2T8 genome:
- a CDS encoding Uncharacterized membrane protein YczE — translation MPKIRKPDNFVPRLIMTIAGVLLCSLAVGFFKCSRFGVDPFQCFSWGLWGKIAYMLPFGTFYIIVNAALLIVDLFLDKHYIGIATFINLFLTGYIVSFSESVISHFCPEPSFAVRCVFLVIGILIICFAASLYMTSDLGVSTYDAIPIIISNRTKWQFRFVRIGTDIICVLIGTICVFLGAKDGQYPGVGTIIAAFFMGPLVDFFNRKFSRPVLAKFSKTIPATKAGSAS, via the coding sequence ATGCCGAAGATCAGAAAGCCCGATAACTTTGTACCGAGACTCATAATGACCATCGCAGGTGTACTTCTGTGCTCGCTCGCCGTAGGATTCTTCAAGTGTTCAAGATTCGGCGTCGACCCTTTCCAGTGCTTCTCGTGGGGACTTTGGGGCAAGATCGCCTATATGCTCCCCTTCGGAACTTTCTACATAATCGTTAATGCCGCGCTGCTTATCGTTGACCTGTTCCTCGATAAGCACTACATAGGTATCGCCACCTTTATAAACCTTTTCCTTACGGGATATATCGTCTCATTTTCGGAGAGCGTCATATCGCACTTCTGCCCCGAGCCTTCGTTCGCGGTCAGATGCGTCTTCCTTGTGATCGGCATCCTGATCATCTGCTTTGCAGCATCGCTCTACATGACTTCCGACCTCGGTGTATCCACCTACGACGCGATCCCGATCATCATCTCCAACAGGACAAAGTGGCAGTTCAGGTTCGTCAGGATCGGCACCGATATCATCTGTGTTCTGATCGGAACCATCTGCGTATTCCTGGGAGCCAAGGACGGTCAGTACCCCGGAGTCGGCACGATCATTGCCGCTTTCTTCATGGGTCCCCTGGTCGACTTCTTCAACCGAAAGTTCTCGCGTCCCGTCCTTGCGAAGTTCTCCAAGACGATTCCCGCAACGAAAGCCGGCTCCGCCTCCTGA
- a CDS encoding amino acid ABC transporter substrate-binding protein, PAAT family has product MKKKLAALMCSVMLLAAVASCGVKDEGKKQFVVGFDSEFPPMGFVADDGSYTGFDLDLAEEVAKRLDMEFVAQPIAWDAKDQELASGNIDCIWNGFTISGREDQYTWTDAYMENNQVVVVRSDSDIASLDDLADKIVAVQKDSSGLAALEENEALTATFADLIEVDSYLNAMMELESGAVDAIVMDEIVARYEIQSSGKDFTVLDESVASEEYGVGFNLGNTELRDQVQATLEEMAADGTLARISEQWFGTDVTTIGK; this is encoded by the coding sequence ATGAAGAAGAAATTAGCAGCACTCATGTGCTCTGTAATGCTCCTCGCAGCCGTAGCTTCCTGCGGTGTCAAAGATGAAGGTAAGAAGCAGTTCGTAGTAGGCTTTGATTCCGAGTTCCCTCCCATGGGATTTGTAGCAGATGACGGTTCCTACACAGGCTTCGACCTCGACCTTGCAGAGGAAGTCGCAAAGAGACTCGACATGGAATTCGTAGCTCAGCCCATCGCATGGGATGCCAAGGACCAGGAGCTCGCTTCCGGTAATATCGACTGCATCTGGAACGGCTTTACGATAAGCGGCAGAGAAGATCAGTACACATGGACTGACGCATATATGGAAAACAATCAGGTAGTCGTTGTAAGAAGCGACTCCGACATCGCATCACTTGATGACCTCGCAGACAAGATCGTTGCTGTTCAGAAGGATTCTTCGGGACTTGCGGCTCTTGAAGAGAACGAGGCTCTCACGGCTACTTTCGCAGATCTCATCGAAGTTGACTCATACCTCAATGCCATGATGGAGCTCGAGTCCGGCGCTGTCGACGCTATCGTAATGGACGAGATCGTAGCACGTTATGAGATCCAGTCTTCCGGAAAGGATTTCACGGTACTCGACGAGTCAGTTGCGAGCGAAGAGTACGGCGTAGGCTTTAACCTCGGAAATACGGAGCTTCGCGATCAGGTTCAGGCTACACTTGAAGAGATGGCGGCAGACGGAACTCTCGCCAGGATCTCCGAGCAGTGGTTCGGCACCGACGTCACAACGATCGGCAAGTGA
- a CDS encoding Flavorubredoxin, with protein MYNIRNITDSIIYVGANDRRADIFEGTYPIPDGMAYNSYLIKDEKTVLMDTVDKSVADIFYANVKAALDGRDLNYVVVQHMEPDHSATLEGLLIRYPDAKVITNAKTVPMIKQFFDFDIDSRVEIVKEGDVFSTGSHELTFVMAPMVHWPEVMLTYDKTQKVLFSADAFGSFGALNGNIFMDPAEYVLYVDEARRYYANIVGKYGAQVAAVLTKAAALDIDIIAPLHGYVWKDGKEQILGSYKIWSSFEAETDGVAVIYGSIYGGSALAADIIAGKLSDKGYKTEVIDVTAKHTSYSVSAAWKYGKIVLVTPTTDGGIFSRMDNTVSALVAHNLQKRKIAIVDNGTWAATAGKAIRAAFEKCKDIEIIEASFSFKSRLKDEDLSKVDELVAAL; from the coding sequence GTGTATAACATCAGAAATATCACAGATTCGATCATTTACGTAGGCGCTAACGACAGAAGAGCAGATATCTTCGAGGGAACATATCCTATCCCTGACGGAATGGCATATAATTCCTATCTTATAAAGGATGAGAAGACCGTGCTCATGGATACGGTCGATAAGTCTGTTGCCGATATCTTCTATGCGAATGTCAAGGCTGCGCTCGACGGCAGGGATCTTAATTATGTGGTAGTCCAGCACATGGAGCCCGACCACTCCGCAACACTCGAGGGACTTCTTATCAGATACCCTGACGCGAAAGTCATCACGAACGCAAAGACAGTCCCCATGATCAAGCAGTTCTTCGACTTCGATATCGACTCCCGTGTTGAGATCGTCAAGGAAGGCGATGTGTTCTCTACGGGCTCTCACGAGCTTACTTTCGTCATGGCTCCGATGGTCCACTGGCCCGAGGTCATGCTGACTTACGATAAGACGCAGAAGGTGCTCTTCTCGGCGGATGCTTTCGGTTCGTTCGGAGCATTGAACGGCAATATCTTCATGGATCCCGCCGAGTATGTTCTCTATGTGGATGAGGCAAGAAGATACTACGCAAATATCGTCGGAAAGTACGGCGCACAGGTTGCAGCGGTCCTCACGAAAGCGGCCGCTCTCGATATCGACATCATCGCTCCTCTTCACGGATATGTCTGGAAGGACGGCAAGGAGCAGATCCTCGGTTCGTATAAGATATGGAGTTCTTTCGAGGCTGAGACGGACGGTGTCGCGGTCATCTACGGATCGATCTACGGCGGCAGTGCCCTGGCTGCGGATATCATCGCGGGAAAGCTCTCCGATAAGGGTTATAAGACAGAGGTGATCGACGTTACCGCAAAGCATACGTCATACAGCGTTTCTGCCGCTTGGAAATACGGTAAGATCGTGCTCGTGACACCCACGACGGACGGCGGCATATTCAGCCGCATGGATAATACCGTTTCGGCACTCGTCGCACATAATCTTCAGAAGAGGAAGATCGCGATCGTGGATAACGGCACATGGGCAGCTACGGCAGGTAAGGCGATCCGCGCCGCTTTCGAAAAGTGCAAGGATATCGAGATCATCGAGGCGAGCTTCTCGTTCAAGTCAAGGCTCAAGGATGAAGATCTTTCCAAGGTCGACGAGCTCGTCGCGGCGCTCTGA